A genomic window from Flavobacterium phycosphaerae includes:
- a CDS encoding pyridoxal phosphate-dependent aminotransferase: protein MNNVLSNRINNLSTSQTLAMAALARELKAQGKDIISLSLGEPDFNTPDFVKEAAKKAIDENYSTYTPVDGYVELKEAICRKFKRDNNLDYKPANVVVSTGAKQSLYNVAQVMLNEGDEVILPAPYWVSYYEIIKLSGGVPVEVPTSVETDFKMTAEQLEKAITPKTKMMWFSSPCNPSGSVYNREELTAIGKVLDKYPNIYIVSDEIYEHINFSGTFCSIASIPGLFDRTITVNGVAKAFAMTGWRIGYIGAPEFIAKACTKMQGQVTSGANSIAQRATITAVDADPSVLNDMVAAFKNRRDLVVGLAKAIPGIKLNVPEGAFYVFPDVSSYFGKTLRGKTINNADDFSMYLLSEANVATVTGDAFGNPDCIRISYATSEDLLTEAFKRIKDALS from the coding sequence ATGAACAACGTTTTATCAAACCGAATCAACAATTTATCTACTTCTCAAACTTTAGCCATGGCGGCCTTAGCCAGAGAATTAAAAGCTCAGGGGAAAGACATCATCAGTTTAAGTTTAGGCGAACCCGATTTCAATACGCCTGATTTTGTCAAAGAAGCAGCCAAGAAAGCGATAGACGAAAACTACAGCACCTATACCCCGGTTGATGGATATGTAGAACTGAAAGAAGCTATCTGCCGCAAATTCAAAAGAGACAACAATCTGGACTATAAACCGGCCAATGTGGTAGTCTCTACCGGAGCCAAACAATCGCTATACAATGTAGCACAGGTCATGTTAAATGAAGGCGATGAAGTGATTTTGCCGGCACCTTACTGGGTTTCTTATTACGAAATCATCAAATTATCAGGAGGGGTTCCTGTAGAAGTACCTACTTCGGTGGAAACCGATTTCAAAATGACAGCCGAGCAATTGGAAAAAGCCATCACACCGAAAACCAAAATGATGTGGTTCAGCTCCCCTTGCAACCCTAGTGGTTCAGTGTACAATCGCGAAGAACTAACTGCCATTGGTAAAGTATTAGACAAATACCCTAACATTTATATCGTTTCTGACGAAATCTACGAACACATCAATTTCTCAGGCACGTTTTGCAGCATCGCATCCATCCCTGGCTTGTTCGACAGAACCATTACCGTAAACGGAGTAGCCAAAGCCTTTGCCATGACCGGTTGGAGAATTGGATACATCGGTGCTCCTGAGTTTATTGCCAAAGCTTGTACCAAAATGCAAGGCCAAGTAACTTCAGGTGCCAACTCAATTGCGCAAAGAGCCACAATCACTGCCGTTGACGCTGACCCAAGTGTATTAAACGACATGGTAGCTGCTTTCAAGAACCGCAGGGATTTGGTCGTAGGTTTAGCCAAAGCCATTCCCGGTATCAAACTCAATGTGCCGGAAGGCGCTTTCTATGTGTTCCCGGATGTGTCCTCTTATTTCGGCAAAACGTTACGCGGAAAAACCATTAATAATGCTGACGATTTCTCGATGTATTTATTATCCGAAGCCAATGTAGCAACAGTAACCGGCGACGCTTTCGGAAACCCTGACTGTATCAGAATTTCCTACGCTACCAGCGAAGATTTATTAACCGAAGCGTTCAAAAGAATTAAAGACGCTTTATCATAA
- the galE gene encoding UDP-glucose 4-epimerase GalE: MKIVVTGGLGFIGSHTVVELQNQGFDVVAVDNLSNSSITVLDGIAKITGTKPLFENIDLRDKAVVHDFFKRHNDTVGVIHFAASKAVGESVENPLLYYENNINALVYVLQELTALPQANFIFSSSCTVYGQAETMPITEDASIQPAISPYGNTKQIGEEIITDTAKATHLNSILLRYFNPIGAHSSAIIGELPIGVPQNLVPFITQTAMGLREKLSVFGNDYPTPDGTCIRDYIHVVDLAKAHVVALQRLLTKQNAAKVETFNLGTGTGSSVLEVIQAFEKVSGQKLNYQIVARREGDITAAYANTDKANQVLGWKAETSLEEALASAWQWEQKIRS; the protein is encoded by the coding sequence ATGAAAATAGTAGTAACCGGAGGCCTGGGCTTTATTGGGTCGCATACGGTAGTAGAATTACAAAATCAAGGATTTGATGTAGTGGCTGTCGACAATCTTTCTAATTCGTCTATAACGGTTTTAGACGGAATAGCAAAGATCACAGGAACCAAACCGCTCTTCGAAAATATTGATTTAAGAGATAAAGCAGTCGTTCATGATTTTTTCAAAAGACACAATGATACGGTGGGAGTTATTCACTTTGCTGCTTCTAAAGCGGTGGGAGAGAGTGTCGAAAACCCATTGTTGTACTACGAAAACAACATCAATGCTTTGGTGTATGTGTTGCAGGAGTTAACAGCTTTGCCACAAGCCAACTTCATTTTCAGTTCGTCGTGTACGGTTTACGGTCAAGCCGAAACCATGCCGATTACCGAGGATGCCTCCATACAACCGGCCATTTCTCCTTATGGGAATACCAAACAAATAGGGGAAGAAATCATTACAGATACTGCCAAAGCCACTCATTTAAACTCTATATTGTTGCGTTATTTCAACCCGATTGGCGCCCATTCGAGTGCCATTATTGGCGAATTGCCTATTGGAGTTCCGCAAAACTTAGTGCCTTTTATTACGCAAACGGCTATGGGGTTACGCGAAAAGCTGTCAGTTTTCGGTAATGATTATCCAACGCCGGACGGAACTTGTATTCGAGACTATATTCATGTCGTGGATTTAGCCAAAGCGCATGTAGTGGCTTTACAGCGATTGCTTACTAAACAAAACGCAGCAAAAGTAGAAACCTTTAACTTGGGTACCGGCACCGGTAGCTCTGTTTTGGAAGTGATTCAGGCGTTTGAAAAAGTATCCGGACAAAAATTAAACTATCAAATAGTGGCCCGTAGAGAAGGCGATATTACTGCGGCTTATGCCAATACGGATAAAGCTAACCAAGTTTTGGGTTGGAAAGCGGAAACTTCGTTAGAAGAGGCTTTAGCTTCTGCCTGGCAATGGGAACAAAAAATAAGAAGTTAA
- a CDS encoding GNAT family N-acetyltransferase, whose translation MNNEVQLKIDGNKGVFYIDVDGKHEAMMTFVFAGEKQIIIDHTEVNPGNEGKGFGKKMVTKAVEYARENGIKIIPLCPFAKSVLDKVPEFRDVL comes from the coding sequence ATGAACAACGAAGTACAACTAAAAATCGACGGCAATAAAGGCGTTTTCTATATTGATGTCGATGGCAAACACGAAGCCATGATGACCTTTGTCTTTGCCGGAGAAAAACAAATCATTATCGACCACACCGAAGTAAATCCAGGCAACGAAGGCAAGGGTTTCGGCAAAAAAATGGTCACCAAAGCTGTAGAATACGCCCGCGAAAACGGCATCAAAATCATTCCGCTTTGTCCCTTCGCCAAAAGTGTACTCGATAAAGTTCCCGAATTTAGAGATGTTTTATAA
- a CDS encoding DegT/DnrJ/EryC1/StrS family aminotransferase, translating to MRKIQMVDLKSQYDKIKDTVNASIQEVLDTTTYINGPLVHEFQKNLEDYLDVKHVIPCANGTDALQIAMMGLDLKPGDEVITADFTFAATVEVIALLQLTPVLVDVDVVNMNISIEAIKKAITPKTKAIVPVHLFGRAANMEAIMAIAKEHNLYVIEDNAQAIGANCKFSDGTKKKAGTIGHVASTSFFPSKNLGCYGDGGAIFTNDDALAHKIRGIVNHGMYVRYHHDVVGVNSRLDSIQAGVLNAKLPLLDAYGKARQDAARKYSAAFEGHKNIIAPTICANCDCHVFHQYTLRIIDADRNGLMEHLLAQGIPCAIYYPIPLHSQKAYADTRYKEEDFPVTNQLVKEVISLPMHTELDDEQIKFITDSVLAFFN from the coding sequence ATGAGAAAGATTCAAATGGTTGACTTAAAAAGTCAATACGATAAAATAAAAGACACTGTTAACGCTTCGATTCAGGAAGTTTTAGACACCACCACTTATATTAACGGGCCATTAGTGCACGAATTTCAAAAGAATTTAGAGGACTATTTAGACGTAAAACACGTTATTCCTTGTGCTAACGGAACCGATGCACTTCAAATTGCCATGATGGGCTTGGACTTAAAACCGGGCGATGAGGTGATTACTGCTGATTTTACCTTTGCGGCTACGGTAGAAGTGATTGCTTTATTGCAGTTAACGCCGGTTTTAGTGGATGTGGATGTGGTGAATATGAACATTTCTATAGAAGCTATTAAGAAAGCAATTACGCCAAAAACCAAAGCCATTGTTCCGGTGCATTTATTCGGAAGAGCGGCCAATATGGAAGCAATTATGGCCATTGCTAAAGAGCATAATTTATACGTAATTGAAGATAATGCCCAAGCGATTGGCGCCAATTGTAAATTCTCAGACGGTACGAAAAAGAAAGCCGGAACCATCGGTCATGTGGCTTCAACATCGTTTTTCCCTTCTAAAAACTTAGGATGTTATGGTGATGGTGGGGCTATTTTTACCAATGACGATGCTTTAGCACACAAAATCAGAGGGATTGTAAATCACGGTATGTATGTGCGTTACCACCATGATGTAGTAGGTGTGAACTCCCGTTTGGATAGTATACAAGCCGGTGTTTTGAATGCCAAATTACCATTGTTGGATGCCTATGGAAAAGCCCGTCAGGATGCTGCTCGTAAATATTCGGCAGCGTTTGAAGGACATAAAAACATCATAGCGCCAACCATTTGCGCCAACTGTGATTGCCATGTATTCCATCAGTATACTTTAAGAATTATTGATGCTGACAGAAACGGCTTGATGGAACATTTATTAGCTCAAGGTATTCCGTGTGCTATTTATTATCCGATTCCGTTGCATTCCCAAAAAGCGTATGCTGATACAAGGTATAAGGAAGAAGATTTTCCTGTAACGAACCAATTGGTAAAAGAAGTTATCTCGTTGCCAATGCACACCGAATTAGACGACGAGCAAATTAAATTTATTACCGATAGCGTTTTAGCGTTTTTCAACTAA
- a CDS encoding (4Fe-4S)-binding protein: MNPNDLTKEYTNGEVTIVWQSGKCIHSANCVKNNPDVFKPKEKPWITPKVRPPKRSSKRLTNVRPGL; encoded by the coding sequence ATGAATCCAAACGACCTTACCAAAGAATACACCAATGGCGAAGTAACCATAGTGTGGCAATCGGGCAAATGCATCCATTCGGCCAATTGCGTAAAGAACAATCCCGATGTGTTCAAACCCAAAGAGAAACCTTGGATTACCCCGAAGGTTCGACCACCGAAAAGATCATCGAAACGATTAACAAATGTCCGTCCGGGGCTTTGA
- a CDS encoding fatty acid desaturase family protein has translation MDTTTPIFSKNDSLKFFRTLNSRVNNYFKENNLNRTGNWKLHLKTVVMFSIFLTPYFILLAMHMPIWAYLLLNVVIGIGMAGVGMNVMHDGNHGAYSSKSWVNKMMGGSIYILAGNVYNWQVQHNVLHHTYTNILGHDEDLEAGRIMRFTKEAKWYRFHKFQQYYSIFLYGLLTFNWAITTDFLQMKRYLKRNLSYGEFKKPVVRWTTLIITKIIYFSIWIVIPIVFNVVWWKVVLGFLVMHYTAGVILSVVFQLAHVVEETENPIPDDNGEIENTWAIHQLFTTANFAPKNWLVNYYTGGLNHQVEHHLFPNISHIHYDKIAEIVKQTAKECELPYYEFKTTREAIASHFRHLRELGRQPQLA, from the coding sequence ATGGATACTACAACCCCAATATTTTCTAAAAACGATAGTCTGAAATTCTTCCGAACCTTAAATTCAAGAGTCAACAACTATTTCAAAGAAAACAACCTCAACCGAACCGGAAACTGGAAACTGCATTTAAAAACAGTGGTCATGTTTTCTATTTTCTTAACCCCCTATTTCATTTTATTAGCCATGCACATGCCTATCTGGGCCTACCTTTTACTGAACGTAGTAATCGGTATCGGAATGGCCGGCGTTGGAATGAACGTAATGCACGATGGTAATCATGGTGCTTACTCTTCTAAATCATGGGTCAATAAAATGATGGGCGGCAGCATCTACATCCTCGCCGGAAATGTATACAATTGGCAAGTACAACACAATGTGTTACACCATACCTATACCAATATTCTCGGACACGACGAAGACTTAGAAGCCGGCAGAATCATGCGTTTTACCAAAGAAGCCAAATGGTACCGCTTCCACAAATTCCAACAATACTATTCTATTTTCCTATACGGATTATTAACGTTCAACTGGGCCATCACTACCGATTTCCTTCAAATGAAACGCTATTTAAAAAGAAACTTATCGTATGGCGAATTCAAAAAACCGGTCGTACGCTGGACCACCCTAATCATCACAAAAATTATTTATTTCTCTATTTGGATAGTAATCCCAATCGTGTTTAATGTCGTTTGGTGGAAAGTGGTTTTAGGCTTTTTAGTAATGCATTACACCGCCGGAGTGATTCTAAGCGTAGTGTTCCAGTTAGCGCACGTAGTAGAAGAAACCGAAAATCCAATCCCGGATGACAATGGTGAAATTGAAAACACTTGGGCCATTCACCAATTGTTTACCACGGCCAACTTCGCTCCGAAAAACTGGTTGGTAAACTACTACACCGGTGGCTTAAACCATCAGGTAGAACACCATTTATTCCCAAACATCAGCCACATTCACTACGATAAAATTGCTGAAATCGTTAAGCAAACGGCCAAAGAATGTGAATTACCGTACTACGAATTCAAAACTACAAGAGAAGCCATAGCCTCGCATTTCCGTCATTTAAGGGAATTGGGAAGACAGCCTCAATTAGCCTAA
- a CDS encoding pirin family protein — protein sequence MKNTILHKANTRGHADHGWLNAHHTFSFASYYDPNRVQFGVLRVLNDDIVASGMGFGTHPHDNMEIITIPLEGDLAHKDSMGNTEVIKFGDVQVMSAGTGIQHSEFNPNHDKRTNLLQIWVFPKYRNVEPRYQQITLDTTDRHNQLQQILSPNADDAGVWIHQDAWFHMGNLDKGVTLDYNRKKEGNGLYVFVIKGSVKVDGQELEQRDGLGITDFDTVTFEATTEAEILLMEVPMIQ from the coding sequence ATGAAAAATACAATCTTACACAAAGCTAATACTAGAGGACACGCTGACCATGGTTGGCTAAACGCACACCATACTTTCAGTTTCGCCAGTTACTACGACCCAAACCGCGTACAGTTTGGCGTACTTAGAGTCTTAAACGATGATATTGTAGCTTCAGGCATGGGGTTCGGAACGCATCCGCACGACAATATGGAAATCATCACCATTCCGCTTGAAGGCGATTTGGCACACAAAGACAGCATGGGCAATACCGAAGTAATCAAATTTGGTGATGTGCAGGTCATGAGTGCCGGTACCGGAATCCAGCATTCGGAGTTCAACCCGAATCACGATAAACGAACCAATCTCTTGCAGATATGGGTTTTCCCGAAATACCGCAATGTGGAACCACGCTACCAACAAATTACATTAGACACCACCGACCGTCATAACCAATTGCAACAAATCCTTTCACCCAACGCAGATGATGCCGGGGTTTGGATTCACCAAGACGCATGGTTCCACATGGGTAATTTAGACAAAGGGGTAACCTTAGACTACAATCGTAAAAAAGAAGGCAACGGCTTATACGTTTTTGTAATCAAAGGAAGCGTAAAAGTAGACGGTCAGGAATTAGAACAACGCGATGGTTTAGGCATCACCGATTTTGATACCGTAACCTTTGAAGCTACTACTGAAGCCGAAATCCTTTTGATGGAAGTACCAATGATACAATAA
- a CDS encoding OsmC family protein — protein MANLLENNVEGKIGMQKYLCTISWRNGTLLMDEPESVGGQNIGPDPFSTFLASLAGCTLSTLRMYIDRKGWDIPEINISLNLAQEMNPELLTSISRTITFSTNISDEQRERLLLIAEKCPISKILKNNITINTTI, from the coding sequence ATGGCTAATCTTTTAGAAAACAATGTGGAAGGAAAAATAGGCATGCAAAAATACTTGTGTACCATTTCCTGGCGTAACGGCACTCTGCTGATGGATGAACCGGAAAGTGTGGGTGGGCAAAATATAGGCCCCGACCCCTTTTCGACATTCTTGGCTTCTTTGGCGGGCTGCACTTTATCAACCTTGCGGATGTATATTGACCGCAAAGGATGGGACATACCCGAAATCAACATCTCACTCAATTTGGCTCAGGAAATGAATCCCGAATTACTAACGAGCATTTCCAGAACCATCACGTTTTCGACCAATATCAGCGACGAGCAAAGAGAACGCTTGCTCCTGATTGCCGAGAAATGCCCTATTTCAAAGATTCTGAAAAACAATATAACTATTAACACCACCATTTAA
- a CDS encoding NADPH-dependent FMN reductase, translated as MSKKILAFGASNSSDSINKQLASYASKQFENTTVELLDLNDYEMPIYSKDRERDNGIPQPANDFYDKIGGADLILISFAENNGAYTTAFKNILDWMSRINGKTFQEKPMLLLATSPGARGGSAVLDIAVKRMPFQGGVVKGSFSLPSFNENFESGKGITNPELNNQLLAIIRAIEI; from the coding sequence ATGAGTAAAAAGATACTGGCTTTTGGGGCTTCCAACAGCAGCGACTCCATCAATAAACAACTGGCTTCCTATGCTTCTAAGCAGTTTGAAAATACTACTGTAGAACTGTTGGATTTGAATGATTACGAAATGCCCATCTATTCCAAAGACAGAGAAAGAGACAATGGGATTCCACAGCCGGCAAATGATTTTTACGATAAGATTGGCGGTGCCGACTTAATTCTGATTTCTTTTGCCGAAAACAACGGCGCCTATACGACCGCTTTCAAGAACATACTCGATTGGATGTCGCGCATCAACGGCAAAACCTTTCAGGAAAAACCCATGCTCTTGTTGGCCACTTCTCCCGGAGCCCGAGGAGGTAGTGCTGTTTTGGATATAGCGGTAAAGCGAATGCCCTTTCAAGGGGGAGTCGTAAAGGGTAGTTTTTCGTTGCCAAGCTTCAACGAAAACTTTGAAAGTGGCAAAGGCATCACCAACCCCGAACTCAACAATCAGTTGTTGGCGATTATCCGTGCTATTGAAATTTAA
- the fabD gene encoding ACP S-malonyltransferase, protein MKAYVFPGQGAQFTGMGKDLYENSPLAKELFEQANEILGFRITDIMFEGTAEELKETKVTQPAVFLHSVILAKTLNIQPDMVAGHSLGEFSALVANGTLSFEDGLKLVSQRALAMQKACEITPSTMAAVLGLDDTIVEEVCAAVDGVVVAANYNCPGQLVISGEFKAVEAACEKMKEAGAKRALLLPVGGAFHSPMMEPAREELAAAIEATTFNTPSCPVYQNVTASAVADANEIKKNLIIQLTAPVRWTQSVQQMIKDGATSFTEVGPGKVLVGLVNKIDREVETISA, encoded by the coding sequence ATGAAAGCATACGTTTTCCCTGGACAAGGGGCACAATTTACCGGAATGGGTAAAGACTTATATGAAAACTCGCCTCTGGCCAAAGAACTTTTTGAGCAAGCCAATGAAATATTAGGTTTCCGCATCACCGACATCATGTTTGAAGGCACTGCAGAAGAATTGAAAGAAACCAAAGTAACCCAACCGGCCGTATTTTTACACTCGGTAATCTTAGCCAAAACGTTAAACATACAACCCGATATGGTAGCCGGTCATTCACTGGGCGAGTTTTCCGCTTTAGTTGCCAATGGCACACTATCCTTTGAAGACGGATTAAAACTGGTATCCCAACGTGCCTTGGCCATGCAAAAAGCCTGTGAAATCACTCCCTCAACCATGGCAGCCGTTTTAGGACTAGACGATACAATAGTGGAAGAAGTTTGTGCTGCAGTTGACGGCGTAGTGGTGGCAGCCAACTACAACTGTCCCGGTCAATTAGTAATCTCAGGAGAATTCAAAGCTGTTGAAGCAGCCTGCGAAAAAATGAAAGAAGCCGGCGCCAAAAGAGCCTTATTATTACCTGTAGGTGGTGCTTTTCACTCTCCTATGATGGAACCGGCTCGGGAAGAATTAGCCGCCGCTATCGAAGCGACTACGTTCAACACCCCAAGCTGCCCGGTATATCAAAACGTAACCGCCAGTGCCGTGGCTGACGCCAACGAAATCAAAAAGAACTTAATCATCCAATTGACCGCTCCGGTACGATGGACACAATCGGTACAACAAATGATTAAAGACGGCGCCACTAGCTTCACTGAAGTAGGCCCGGGAAAAGTATTAGTAGGCTTAGTCAATAAAATTGACCGTGAAGTAGAAACTATTTCAGCTTAA
- a CDS encoding DUF6370 family protein, which translates to MKKLASFILLLVCVSINAQDKPKTQTVEAACGQCQFGMKGKGGCDLAVRIDGKTYFVDGTKIDQHGDAHAEDGFCNAVRKAEVVGEVKNGRFVASSFKLLPSKAHDEHEGHHH; encoded by the coding sequence ATGAAAAAACTAGCATCATTTATCTTGCTTTTGGTTTGCGTTTCAATAAACGCCCAAGACAAACCTAAAACCCAAACGGTAGAAGCAGCCTGTGGTCAATGTCAATTCGGAATGAAAGGAAAAGGCGGTTGTGACTTAGCCGTGCGCATCGACGGGAAAACCTATTTTGTTGACGGTACTAAAATCGACCAACATGGTGACGCGCATGCTGAAGACGGGTTCTGTAACGCCGTTCGCAAAGCCGAGGTGGTAGGCGAAGTAAAAAACGGACGCTTCGTAGCAAGCTCTTTCAAACTACTTCCTTCCAAAGCGCACGACGAACACGAAGGACATCATCATTAA
- a CDS encoding Crp/Fnr family transcriptional regulator: protein MTSIIQNISKHIALTNEETALFLSKTETRHYKAKTLILQAGEVCKHSYFVNSGLLRSFSVNDNIVEHILSFACEGWWIGDMYSLLSQKPGNLFIEVLEDAEVVLLSKENQEQLYIEIPKLERFFRILTENSLVANQERLMDNLSLSAEERFDKFCKRYPTLIQKVPQKQIASYIGVTPEFFSKMKSRWLHK from the coding sequence ATGACTTCAATTATTCAAAACATAAGCAAGCACATTGCCTTAACCAACGAAGAAACAGCGCTCTTCCTGTCTAAAACCGAAACTAGGCACTACAAAGCCAAGACCCTTATACTCCAAGCCGGCGAGGTTTGCAAACATTCGTATTTTGTCAACTCAGGGCTCCTCCGAAGCTTTTCCGTCAATGATAACATCGTTGAACACATCTTGAGCTTTGCCTGCGAAGGCTGGTGGATTGGCGATATGTACAGCCTGCTTTCCCAAAAACCGGGCAACCTTTTTATAGAAGTGTTGGAAGATGCCGAAGTGGTTTTATTATCCAAAGAAAATCAGGAGCAACTCTATATTGAAATCCCAAAACTGGAACGCTTCTTCCGCATCCTAACCGAAAACTCGCTCGTAGCCAACCAAGAACGCCTGATGGACAACCTAAGTTTATCCGCCGAAGAACGCTTCGACAAGTTCTGCAAACGCTATCCTACCCTCATTCAAAAGGTGCCTCAAAAACAAATTGCGTCCTACATTGGCGTTACTCCCGAGTTCTTTAGCAAAATGAAAAGCCGTTGGTTACATAAGTAA
- a CDS encoding peptidoglycan DD-metalloendopeptidase family protein: MKNIPKIFKVVGFNFMLMASFLLQAQNNTTDFQVDGGYAFPKNDAQHPCISAQDYAVLNQEVSNNLKRFSFDNKANRNTLTTSLSWPLKPASGFTQCAYHFIGAYVDQNTATTSIQDFDCGTNTYDGHHGTDIAIWPYAFYKMDNSQIEVIAAAPGTIIQKADGNFDRNCSSNTLTANSIIIQHADGSYALYWHMKKDSVTGKAVGQTVVAGEYLGVVGSSGSASGPHLHFEIWSGSSNTTYKDPFAGACNTLNATSWWAAQKPHTDPTIMKVSVNTTDNVMPGCPTTETPNESDTYVIPFQGDGLPAGYAKFYVFLREIPVSSVLTMRIVNPNNTTFNTWTYTVPTLNKISYLGFSKLLPTTDGNYTFEATYNGVTCSKGFTITHSLGTNDVSYTRTLKVFPNPTSNEFMLIGNDLENGKYTYRLSTVTGQVIGTENISIENNKLEKSFSVAGLSNGIYFLTLDNAIARITEKIIKN; this comes from the coding sequence ATGAAAAATATACCCAAAATATTCAAAGTAGTAGGTTTTAATTTCATGTTGATGGCTTCCTTCCTACTCCAAGCCCAAAACAACACTACCGATTTTCAAGTGGATGGTGGCTATGCTTTTCCGAAAAATGACGCGCAGCACCCCTGTATCAGCGCTCAAGACTATGCGGTTTTAAACCAAGAAGTGAGTAATAACCTGAAGAGATTCTCCTTTGATAACAAAGCCAACAGAAACACACTAACCACATCATTAAGTTGGCCCCTGAAACCCGCCAGTGGATTCACCCAATGTGCTTACCACTTTATCGGGGCTTATGTTGACCAAAATACCGCTACCACTTCCATTCAAGATTTTGATTGTGGCACCAATACCTACGACGGACATCACGGCACTGATATTGCCATTTGGCCCTATGCTTTTTATAAAATGGACAACAGTCAAATTGAGGTCATTGCTGCAGCACCCGGCACCATCATTCAAAAAGCCGATGGGAACTTCGACCGTAATTGCTCCAGCAATACGCTGACAGCCAATTCAATTATCATCCAACATGCCGATGGAAGTTATGCACTTTATTGGCACATGAAGAAAGATTCGGTCACCGGTAAAGCAGTAGGACAAACCGTCGTTGCCGGCGAATACTTGGGTGTAGTGGGCAGTTCAGGCAGTGCTTCGGGACCACATCTTCATTTTGAAATTTGGTCAGGCAGTTCCAATACCACTTACAAAGATCCTTTTGCCGGGGCTTGCAATACCTTAAACGCTACTTCTTGGTGGGCGGCTCAAAAACCACATACCGACCCGACCATTATGAAAGTATCAGTCAATACCACCGACAATGTAATGCCGGGTTGCCCAACTACTGAAACACCTAACGAAAGTGACACCTATGTAATTCCGTTTCAAGGTGATGGTTTGCCGGCCGGTTATGCTAAGTTTTATGTTTTTCTAAGAGAAATTCCGGTCAGCTCAGTACTAACCATGCGAATTGTCAATCCTAACAACACCACTTTCAACACCTGGACCTATACCGTACCCACTTTAAACAAAATAAGCTATTTGGGCTTTTCAAAACTATTACCCACCACCGACGGCAACTATACTTTTGAAGCAACATACAATGGAGTTACTTGTTCCAAAGGGTTTACCATTACCCATTCGTTAGGAACGAATGATGTTTCTTATACCCGAACACTCAAGGTATTTCCCAATCCAACCTCTAATGAATTTATGTTAATTGGAAACGATTTAGAAAACGGAAAGTACACCTATCGTTTGAGTACCGTTACCGGGCAAGTTATCGGGACAGAAAATATCAGTATTGAAAACAACAAACTTGAAAAGTCTTTTTCAGTAGCAGGGCTTTCAAATGGCATTTATTTTTTAACTTTGGATAATGCTATAGCACGAATTACCGAAAAGATTATTAAAAATTAA